In Helianthus annuus cultivar XRQ/B chromosome 3, HanXRQr2.0-SUNRISE, whole genome shotgun sequence, a single window of DNA contains:
- the LOC110890446 gene encoding uncharacterized protein LOC110890446: protein MCKEESATPETNPVNIEVIGGLTSYTAGSPASKLAVILISDIYGRTVGLKNWVRITFAAEPSSLEEALERILQQRSGFIDIDNINPDAWPALIADLSIGENGIVSLAFGEYKL, encoded by the exons ATGTGTAAAGAAGAAAGTGCCACTCCTGAGACTAACCCTGTCAACATAGAAGTTATCGGAGGCTTAACATCGTACACTGCTGGTTCTCCTGCTTCTAAGCTTGCTGTCATTTTGATTTCTGATATATATG GACGTACAGTGGGACTAAAGAATTGGGTGAGGATAACTTTTGCCGCAGAACCATCTTCACTTGAAGAAGCACTTGAAAGA ATCCTTCAGCAACGTTCTGGTTTCATAGACATTGACAATATCAATCCAGATGCTTGGCCTGCACTCATAGCAGATTTATCAATAGGCGAAAATGGAATCGTAAGCCTTGCATTTGGTGAGTATAAGTTATGA